GACTCACGGCTATGTACATTAGAAATATGTACCTCGATCACCGGAGAAGTCACAGAACGAATGGCATCCTGCAGAGCGATGGAGGTATGTGTATAAGCGCCGGCATTCAGAATGATACCGTCTACCTCAAAACCTACCTGCTGAATGCAGTCAATCATTTCTCCCTCAATGTTCGATTGAAAATAGTCGATCTCCAAATCAGCATATCTTTTACGAAGCTCAGCCAGATAGTCTTCAAATGTAACACTTCCGTATATGGAAGGTTCACGTTTGCCCAACAGATTGATGTTCGGGCCATTAATAATTTGTATTCTCATCGCCGTAGTCCTGCTTTTTTAATACCTTTGTATCCAAAGAACAATATTTCAGGCTACAAAGGTAGAAAAAAGAAATGGAAATCAACGAAAAAAACAAGAAGAAGGAGCAACAAGCACTGATAATCAGAAAGTACCAGCAGTACCTCAAGCTGGAAAAGTCTTTATCCCCCAATACATTGGACGCTTATCTGACCGATCTGGATAAACTGATGAGTTTTCTGACTCTGGAAGGGATAGATGTTCTTGAAGTATGCCTGTCCGATCTCCAGCGTTTCGCTGCGGGATTGCATGACATCGGCATTCATCCTCGTTCTCAGGCACGCATTTTATCCGGCATCAAGTCCTTCTTCCGTTTCCTGATTATGGCGGATTATCTGGAGGCTGATCCCAGCGAACTGCTGGAAGGTCCCAAGATAGGATTAAAACTCCCCGAAGTGCTGACCGTAGAAGAGATCGACAACATCATCTCCTCCGTAGACCGCAGCAAAGCCGAAGGACAGCGCAACAGAGCTATTCTGGAAACATTATACAGCTGCGGACTCCGTGTATCCGAACTTGTCAGCCTCAAATTATCCGATCTCTATTTTGATGAAGGCTTCATCAAAGTAGAAGGCAAAGGAAGCAAGCAACGTCTTGTTCCCATTTCCCCCCGTGCCATTAACGAGATCAAACTTTATTTCTTGGACCGCAACCGGATAGAAGTTAAAAAAGACTATGAAGATTTTGTGTTTGTCAGCCAGCGGAGAGGCAAATCACTTTCCCGGATTATGATCTTTCATATGATAAAAGAATTAGCACAAAATGCGGGTATCACCAAAAACATCAGTCCGCACACTTTCCGACACTCCTTTGCCACTCATTTACTGGAAGGTGGCGCCAATTTACGGGCCATCCAGTGCATGCTCGGCCACGAATCGATTGCGACGACCGAAATTTATACCCATATCGACCGAAACATGCTTCGCAGCGAGATTATCGAGCATCATCCCCGAAATATCAAGTATCGGCGAGAAAAAGAGTCGGGTTTTCATTAAATTATGATAAAAACCTCCTGCTAACTACATAATTATATTAAGAATTAATATCTTTGCGATGTTTTTCCTTTATTAGGATTGAAAAGGGGTTATAAATATGACGATATTTCAATTACAAACATTTAATTTAT
This sequence is a window from Bacteroides thetaiotaomicron VPI-5482. Protein-coding genes within it:
- the aroQ gene encoding type II 3-dehydroquinate dehydratase, whose translation is MRIQIINGPNINLLGKREPSIYGSVTFEDYLAELRKRYADLEIDYFQSNIEGEMIDCIQQVGFEVDGIILNAGAYTHTSIALQDAIRSVTSPVIEVHISNVHSRESFRHVSMIACACKGVICGFGLNSYRLALEALLGNK
- the xerD gene encoding site-specific tyrosine recombinase XerD, encoding MEINEKNKKKEQQALIIRKYQQYLKLEKSLSPNTLDAYLTDLDKLMSFLTLEGIDVLEVCLSDLQRFAAGLHDIGIHPRSQARILSGIKSFFRFLIMADYLEADPSELLEGPKIGLKLPEVLTVEEIDNIISSVDRSKAEGQRNRAILETLYSCGLRVSELVSLKLSDLYFDEGFIKVEGKGSKQRLVPISPRAINEIKLYFLDRNRIEVKKDYEDFVFVSQRRGKSLSRIMIFHMIKELAQNAGITKNISPHTFRHSFATHLLEGGANLRAIQCMLGHESIATTEIYTHIDRNMLRSEIIEHHPRNIKYRREKESGFH